Proteins from one Ipomoea triloba cultivar NCNSP0323 chromosome 1, ASM357664v1 genomic window:
- the LOC116010911 gene encoding uncharacterized protein LOC116010911 — protein sequence MVGPSYRQENGFGWETFKDRVRCRFYPEHVRAAKYEEFLHLRQGNSTVQEYYARFLELARFAPALKAVCVFECQTLGEAYSRAANNFRVNQLQKNVLERNKRKAAESDRFVNKKPRIESVERDRDYPRSYSSDLRRNYHPQNQMTTGGSWTRERHYYCQKCGKNHPGVDCQGNIVACLNCGKRGHRAFECRAGKNVTSSSLHQHGSMGQPSVNQSKLRVNGVRDSNNSGGNIVRLNNQDETQQSKIYVMSRTQAGTSNVIIGTSNRY from the exons ATGGTGGGACCAAGTTACCGACAGGAGAACGGGTTTGGATGGGAAACTTTCAAGGATAGAGTACGTTGTCGTTTCTATCCGGAGCACGTGAGAGCCGCCAAGTATGAAGAATTTCTACATCTGCGACAAGGGAATTCTACTGTGCAGGAATATTACGCCCGATTCCTTGAACTTGCCCGGTTTGCCCCTGCCTTG AAAGCTGTTTGCGTTTTCGAATGTCAAACTCTTGGCGAAGCGTACAGTCGAGCAGCGAATAATTTTCGGGTAAATCAGCTGCAGAAGAACGTCCTCGAGAGGAATAAGAGGAAGGCTGCAGAAAGCGATAGATTTGTTAATAAGAAACCTAGGATAGAAAGCGTCGAGCGAGATAGGGATTACCCTAGAAGTTATAGTAGTGACCTTAGGAGGAACTATCATCCGCAGAATCAAATGACCACTGGAGGAAGCTGGACCAGAGAAAGACACTACTATTGTCAAAAGTGTGGGAAGAATCACCCTGGCGTAGATTGTCAGGGGAACATTGTGGCGTGTCTCAACTGTGGGAAAAGAGGTCATCGAGCATTCGAATGCCGTGCTGGCAAGAATGTGACTTCATCCAGCTTACATCAGCATGGAAGCATGGGCCAACCGTCTGTCAATCAATCAAAACTCAGAGTAAATGGCGTAAGAGATAGTAACAACAGTGGCGGCAACATCGTGCGCCTAAACAACCAGGATGAAACCCAGCAAAGTAAAATCTACGTGATGAGCAGGACCCAGGCAGGAACCAGCAACGTGATTATAGGTACTAGTAACCGTTATTAA